The following nucleotide sequence is from Tolumonas lignilytica.
AAAGATGGCTCAGCTTTCCCGATCTGCAGCAATTCTTGATGCGACTGATCGTGTTGTAAGTGAATGCAAGGCACTAATTTAATTAAGAGAACCGAACGTAAATGACAAAGGTTGAGTTAGCCAAATTAAGAACCATGATCCCGGAAATGCGTCGTGTACGCCGAATTCATTTTATTGGTATCGGTGGCGCGGGAATGGGCGGCATTGCGGAAGTTCTGGCTAATGAAGGCTATCAAATCAGTGGTTCAGATATTGCCAGTAACCGGGTGACTGAGCATCTGGAATCACTGGGTGCTGATATTCAGATTGGGCATAAATCGGAAAATGTACATGGTGCGAGCGTAGTGGTTGTATCTACCGCGATCCATGGGGACAATCCTGAAATTATTGCTGCGCGCGAAATGCGGATCCCTGTGGTGCGTCGTGCTGAAATGCTGGCTGAATTGATGCGCTACCGTCACGGTATTGCCATCGCCGGTACTCATGGCAAAACAACGACAACCAGCCTTATCGCCAGTATTTATGCGCAAGCCGGTGCTGACCCTACCTTCGTCATTGGTGGTTTGCTGAATAGTGCAGGCACTAACGCCCGTCTAGGAACCAGTCGTTACCTGATTGCAGAAGCAGATGAAAGTGATGCTTCTTTCCTGCATTTACAACCGATGGTGGCCATTGTGACCAACATCGAAGCCGACCACATGGATACGTATGGTGGCGACTTCGCTAAATTACGTGCCACATTCCTTGAGTTTCTGCATAACTTACCCTTTTACGGGCTGGCAGTGGTTTGTATCGATGACCCGGTCATTCGTGGTTTACTGGCCGAGATCGGACGCTCCACTATTACCTACGGATATAGTGATGATGCTGATGTCCAAGTGCAGGAATTTGTTCAGGAGGGGAGCCAGAGCCGTTTTCAACTCCGGTTACAAGATGGATCAATATTACCATTGAGTCTTAATTTGCCTGGACGCCACAATGCATTGAATGCTGCAGCGGCTGTTGCGGTAGCACTGGAAGACTGTATTTCAACAGCGGCAATTACTGATGCGTTAGCGCAGTTTGCTGGTGTGGGGCGTCGTTTCCAACAATACGGTGAATTTGAGACCGGAGCTGGTAAAGCGTTGCTGTTAGATGATTACGGTCATCATCCGACAGAGGTACGAGCCACGCTTGCCTCTGCTCGTGCTGCTTGGCCAGATCGTCGTTTAGTAATGATTTTTCAACCTCACCGCTATACCCGTACACGTGATCTTTATGACGATTTTGCTGAAGTACTGGCAAAAGTAGATGTCCTGATCATGCTGGATGTCTATTCGGCAGGAGAGGAGGCCATTCCTGGTGCTGATGGTCGTAGTTTATGTCGTTCTATCCGTCAGCGTGGTGTGGTTGACCCTATCTTTGTGGCGACGCCAGGCGAAGTTCCGGCGGTATTGGCTGAGGTATTAAAAGATGGCGATGTTGTTCTGACACAGGGTGCTGGTAACATTGGTCAGCTTTCCCGTAAGCTAGCTGAGTTGAAACTGAACATTAATATGATGAAACAGTAAATTAATCAAATTTACTGATAAAAATGGGGTTGAATAAGTCCCAAACAGTTTTGACCGATCTTGGCGTACCGCTATAATGCGGCGTCAACCTGAATGTGAATATTGGCTAAGGTGAAGATGTGCGACAGGCGCGATTAACCTCCGATGGGCAGGATTCAGCGCCAGTTGGAGGTCGCAGGCAAAATACGGAAACAACAACACGTACCCGGGGTGAGTTTTTATTTGGGATCGTGTTTTTTGTTTCGGTGGTGATTGGTTTGTGGTCAACCGCGACAGATATACGTCGTTGGTTATTTGATGAAGATAAAATTCCGGTAAGCGGTTTAGTGGTACAGGGCGATCTTGAGTATGTCAATACTGAGGAAATTCGCAAAGTCTTGGCAACTAACCCACAGACCAACAACTTTTTTAAGTTGGATGTGAATCAACTACAAAAAGAAGTTGAATCATTACCGTGGGTTTATCAGTCATCGATACGCAAACGTTGGCCTGCACTGTTATATGTGTACATTGTAGAACAAACTCCCTGTGCACTTTGGGGAGATGACAGATTGCTCAGTATTCGTGGTGCGATTTTTAAGGCGCCGCGAGATAGGCTGAAAAAGACGCTGGTTCAGCTTTATGGACCAGATGACATGGCCGGAAAAATTTGGGATCAATACCAGCAATTCGAAAGATTGCTGGCATTAAATGGATACCACGTGACGGCAGTGCGAATGACTAACCGTCATTCGTGGGAGATTAAGCTGGCATCAGGACTGAAATTGATCCTCGGTCGAAATGATATGCTGGTGAAATTACAACAATTTATTGATGTCTACCCAAAATTGGACAATAGAGAAGCGATCGATTACATCGATCTTCGCTATGACACTGGTGTAGCTGTCGGCTGGAAACAACAAGAAGGGAGTGGTGATGACCAAAACCCCAGACAGAAATCTGATAGTCGGACTTGATATAGGAACAACCAAAATTGCCGTTTTGGTTGGTGAAGTGCTGCCCGATGGAGAGGTCAATATTGTTGGTCTGGGAACCCATGCTGCAAAGGGAATGGATAAAGGTGGTGTTAACGACTTAGAGTCAGTCGTTAAATCATTACAACGCGCAGTAGAAGAAGCTGAAATGATGGCACAGTGCCATATTTCATCAGTATTCCTTGGTATTTCCGGAAAACATATTGAATGTCGGAATGAAAAAGGGATTGTGCCTATTTCCGACGAAGAAGTAACACAGGATGATGTAGATAATGTCATCCATACGGCGAAGTCTGTTCGGTTACCGGAAGAACATCGCGTCCTGCATGTCATCCCGCAAGAATATTCGATTGATTATCAGGAAGGGATCAAAAATCCAATAGGTCTCTCGGGTGTTCGAATGGGTGCAAAAGTGCACCTGATTACTTGCCATAATGATATGGCGCGGAATATTGAAAAGTGCGTAGAACGTGTTGGATTAAAAGTTGACCAAATCATTTTCTCTGCATTGGCGTCCAGCTATGCCGTATTAACGGATGACGAAAAGGAATTGGGTGTCTGCGTTGTCGATATCGGCGGCGGCACCATGGATATTGCCTTCTTTACTGGCGGTGCCTTACGTTACAGCAAAGTGATCCCTTATGCTGGACAAGCTGTCACCAGTGATATTGCTTATGCCTTTGGGACACCACCGGTTGATGCTGAAGCAATAAAGATGCGTTATGGCTGTGCATTAGGACGTCTGGTCAGCAAAGAAGACACCATTGAGGTGCCTAGTGTTGGTGGACGCCCGGCTCGCAGTTTACAACGACAAACTCTTGCTGAAGTGATTGAACCTCGGTATACCGAATTGCTGGGGATGGTTCATGATGAGATCATGCGTGTTCAGTCTGAACTGAGAGCGCAGGGTATTAAGCATCAGTTAGCCGCCGGTGTGGTATTAACTGGTGGTGCGGCAGAAATTGAAGGTATCGTTGAGTGTGCTGAACAGGTATTCCAGTGCCAGGTTCGTATCGGTCACCCAACCAATATTCGAGGCCTTACTGATTATGTGGAAGCTCCGGCTTATGCAACTGCAGTAGGGTTATTGCAATACGGTAAGTTGCATCAAGGACAAATTGTAGTAGATGTCCGTGAGAAGACCAGTGTTACAAGCTGGTTTAAACGGATCACTAATTGGCTAAAAGGCGAATTCTAGTTTTTGCGGAAGCGAAACAAAGGCGGAGAGATAATCATGTTTACATTTGAACCGGTTGGCAGTCAGGGTGATGATGCGCTGATTAAAGTTATCGGCATCGGTGGTGGTGGCGGTAATGCTGTTGAACACATGTTGCGCGAAAACATTGAAGGTGTTCATTTCGTTGCAGTAAATACGGATGCTCAAGCACTGCGTAACTCAGGCGCGGAAACCACTATCCAGATTGGTGCCAATATCACCAAAGGCCTGGGTGCTGGTGCCAATCCAGATGTAGGGCGTGAAGCTGCACTGGAAAACCGCGACGAAATTCGTCAAATGCTGAATGGCTCAGACATGGTATTCATTGCTGCCGGTATGGGCGGTGGTACCGGAACTGGTGCTGCGCCAATTGTTGCTGAAGTCGCTAAAGAATTAGGTATTCTGACGGTTGCTGTTGTTACTAAACCTTTTAATTTTGAAGGTAAAAAGCGCATGAGCTATGCGCTGCAAGGTATTGATGAACTGTCAAAACACGTTGACTCCTTAATTACCATTCCTAATGACAAGTTACTGAAGGTACTGGGTCGTGGGGTCAGTCTGTTAGATGCATTCAAAGCAGCAAATAATGTGTTGCTGGGTGCGGTTCAGGGTATTGCTGAGCTGATTACTCGCCCAGGTCTGATCAACGTCGACTTTGCTGACGTTCGTACCGTTATGCGTGAAATGGGTACTGCCATGATGGGCACTGGTTCTGCGCGCGGTGATGATCGTGCAGAAGAAGCAGCTGAAAAAGCAATTTCTAGCCCTCTGTTGGAAGATATTGATCTGGCTGGTGCGAAAGGTATTCTGGTTAACATTACGGCTGGGCTGGATGTGACCATGGAAGAATTTGAAACGGTTGGTAATGCAGTGAAAGCCTTTGCTTCAGAGAATGCTACCGTTGTTGTTGGTGCCGTGATTGATCCTGCATTGGAAGACGAACTGCGTGTTACGGTTGTTGCTACTGGTATTGGTAACGAACGTAAACCAGACATCACATTGGTTAAAAATGCACAGAAATCAGTTGAGCAGCGCCCAATGCGTTCAATGATGCACGAAACTCATGCGCCTCGCTTTGAAGATCGCATGGTGCAGCAGCAAACGGTAAACGCTGAACCGCAGCCACGTAGCGAGCCTGATTATCTGGATATTCCAGCATTTTTGCGCAAACAGGCTGATTAATATCGAGTAAGCTAATATTAAGGTGTAGCTGACCGGCTGCACAAAAATTAGCGTCACTATGGCAGCTGTGTTACAGTAGCCCCGATGAGCCATAGCTCAAAAAAGATCGGTGTTGAGGGATTTTTTATGATTAGACAACGTACGCTCAAGCAACTAGTTCATGCTACCGGAGTGGGTTTACATTCTGGTCGCAAAGTGTCGCTGACGTTTCGTCCTGCGCCGGTGAATACGGGTATTGTCTACGTCAGAACTGATCTGCAACCTGAGGTTGAACTGCGGGCAGACGCTCAATTTGTGCGTGATACAGTCCTGTGTACTGCTTTGGTCAATGAACAAGGCGTTCGCATTTCTACTGTTGAACATTTGTCTGCGGCTCTGGCCTCTTTGGGTATTGATAACCTGTATGTCGAAGTCGATGCACCAGAGGTGCCAGTAATGGATGGCAGTGCGCATCCATTTATCTATCTGTTGCAATCGGGTGGAATTGAAGAACAATCCTTACCTAAACAATTCATCCGTATTAAGAAGAAAATACGTGTTGAAGATGGTGATAAATGGGCCGAATTTGCGCCTTATCATCGTGGTTTCCGTATGGATTTAAAAATAGATTTCCGTCATCCGGTTTTCGACAAACAGAACCAGCATTTGGTATTTGATTTCTCTGGCAGCAAATTTGCTAAAGAAATCAGCCGAGCCAGAACATTTGGTTTCATGAAGGATATTGAATATCTGCACTCTCAAAATTTGGCATTAGGTGGCAGTCTGGACAATGCGGTTGTCTTAGATGATTACCGCGTGCTAAATGAAGAAGGGTTGCGTTATGAAGATGAGTTTGTGAAGCATAAATTACTGGATGCCATCGGTGATCTGTATATGTGTAATCACACTATTCTGGGCCAGTTTACAGCTTATAAAACCGGTCACGCCGTAAATAACAAATTATTACGTGCCTTGTTGGCTGATGCTGAAGCTTGGGAAATGGTGACATTTGAAGAAGAAACGGCTAAATCACCCGTTGCTTATTTCGGTAGCAAACTCGTTTTAGCATAAGCGCGACATCAATATATCTCTAAAGCAAAGCACCGGTTCTCCGCCCGGTGCTTTGTTCTTTTTGTCTGTAACAACAATAGCAGACTCATCAGTTTGGTTGTGGTAATCTGCCTATACCGCGTGTTGGGACATTCCAGACATTCTTCCTTGAATACCCGTTTTTTGTCCCCATATATTGCGTAATGACATTTTAGATTCAGAATCGCTGCCCACTTGGGCAGACAACAATCAATAGCCTGAGAGTTAGGTAATAATGATCACCAAACTATTTACCAAGATCATTGGTAGTCGAAATGACCGTACCGTCAAAGCATTAAAAAAAATAGTCAAACAAATCAACGAGCTTGAACCTAAATTTTCCTCTCTGGCTGATGTGGACCTGCAAGCCAAGACTGCAGAATTTCGTCAGCGCCTTGAAACTGGTGAAGAGCTGGATTCACTTCTCCCTGAAGCTTTTGCAACGGTACGTGAAGCATCAAAACGTGTTTTTGGTATGCGCCATTTTGATGTTCAGATGTTGGGCGGTATGGTACTGAATAATAATCAGATCGCGGAAATGAAAACCGGTGAAGGTAAAACCTTGACTGCAACACTGCCTGCTTATCTGAACGCGCTTACCGGGCGTGGTGTTCATATTGTTACGGTGAACGACTATCTGGCTCGTCGTGATGCGGAATGGAGTCGTCCATTGTTTGCATTTCTTGGCATGACAGTTGGTTGTAATTTGCCAGGTATGAGCCATGAAGAGAAGCAAGCTGCTTATGCTTGTGATATTACCTACGGAACGAATAACGAATTCGGTTTTGACTATCTGCGCGATAACATGGCATTTGCAGCAGAACAACGGGTACAGCGTCCACTTTATTATGCATTAGTCGATGAAGTTGACTCTGTGTTGATTGATGAAGCGCGTACGCCATTGATTATTTCCGGCGCCGCAGAAGACAGTTCAGAGTTATACATCAAAATTAACACTCTGATCCCGTTTTTAACAAAGCAGGATAAAGAAGATTCTGAAGAATATCAGGGTGATGGTCACTATACCGTTGATGAAAAAGCCCGTCAGGCCTACCTAACAGAAAATGGACAGATTTTCGCGGAAGAGTGGTTAAAGCAACAAGGTCTAATGGATCAAAACGATTCTCTGTTTTCTGTCGCTAATATTACGCTGTTGCATCACGTCAATGCGGCGTTACGTGCCAACACCTTATTTGAACGCAACGTGGATTATATCGTTAAAGACGATGAAGTTGTTATTGTTGATGAACATACCGGACGTACCATGGCGGGTCGTCGCTGGTCTGAGGGATTACATCAGGCTATCGAAGCCAAAGAAGGCGTCAAGATCCGCAATGAAAACCAAACACTGGCATCCATCACCTTCCAAAATTATTTCCGTTTGTATGAAAAACTGGCTGGTATGACCGGCACCGCCGATACCGAAGCTTATGAATTCCAACAAATTTATGGTTTGGAAACGGTAGTGTTACCAACCAATCGCCCAATGATTCGTGATGATATGGGGGATTTGGTCTATCTGACGGAGCAAGAAAAATACGCGGCGATTATTGACGACATCAAAAATCGAGTCGCAGAACAACGCCCTGTATTGGTGGGAACTATTTCTATTGAAAATTCGGAATTACTGTCTGATATTCTGACGAAAGAAGGTATTGAGCATAAGGTTTTGAATGCGAAGTTCCACGCGCAAGAAGCTCAGATCATTGCGCAAGCGGGTCGTCCAGGCTCAGTCACTATTGCTACTAACATGGCAGGTCGTGGTACAGATATTGTGTTGGGTGGTAGCTGGCAGGCAGAGATAGACGCGCTAGAAAGCCCGACAGAACAACAAATTCTTGAAATAAAGAATGCTTGGCAAGTTCGTCATGATGCGGTGATTGCGGCTGGTGGCTTACATATCATTGGTACTGAACGTCATGAGTCCCGCCGTATTGATAACCAATTACGTGGCCGTTCAGGTCGTCAGGGGGATCCTGGTTCATCTCGTTTCTACTTGTCGATGGAAGACAGCCTGATGCGTATTTTTGCCTCTGATCGTGTCAGTGGCATGATGAAAAAATTGGGTATGGAGCATGGTGAAGCGATTGAACATCCATGGGTTAGCAAGGCTATAGAAAATGCGCAACGGAAAGTAGAAGGTCGTAACTTCGATATCCGTAAAAACCTGCTGGAATTTGATGATGTAGCTAATGACCAACGCAAAGTCGTTTACGAACAACGTAATGAGTTGCTTGAACATTCAGATATTTCAGAAACCATTCACTTGATTCGCGCTGATGTGCTGAACCGGGTTATTGATCAATATATCGCTCCGCAATCTTTAGATGAAAGTTGGGATATTGCGGGACTGGAATTACGGTTACGCACCGATTTTGCGATCGAATTACCGATCGCGCAGTGGATCAAAGATGATGATAAGTTGTACGAAGAGAAAATTCGGGAACGGATCATCGCTGAAATTGAAGCTAATTATGCTCGTAAAGAAGAGTTAGCCGGTCCTGAAGTATTGCGACAGTTTGAAAAATCAGTAATGTTGCAAACACTGGATAATCTTTGGAAAGAACATCTGGCAGCAATGGATCATCTGCGTCAAGGTATTCATTTGCGTGGTTATGCTCAGAAAAATCCTAAGCAGGAATATAAACGCGAGGCATTTGAGCTCTTTACTCAGATGTTAGAATCACTGAAACAACAAGTTGTGAGCATCTTGTGTCGCGTTCAGGTTCAGGAGCCTGATGTCGATGCCATTGAAGAACAACGTCGTCAATCAGAAGCTGCACAAACACGTACATACAGTCATGAAGAAAGTAATGCTCTGGCTGAAGAGGATGATGAGCAGGCAATTGAGCAGAATGTTCTGCCTTTTGTTCGCGATGGCGCCAAGGTCGGTCGCAATGATCCATGCCCGTGTGGTTCAGGTAAAAAATATAAGCATTGTCATGGACAATTAGACTAAATATTTTTTATTGCAAGAAGTTATTGATTAAAGGCAGCTCCGGCTGCCTTTTTGTTAATAGGAAAAAGTATGAAACAAATCTGGGTGGCAGTTGGTGTGATATATGATCCTACGATGGGTTATTTTATTTGTCGTCGTGCCGAGCATCAACATCAGGGGGGAAAATGGGAGTTTCCTGGTGGTAAAGTCGAGCAGTACGAAACTGCTCAGCAGGCTTTAAAAAGAGAATTACAGGAAGAAATTGGTATTGATGTCATTACGGTAGAGCCGCTGTTAGTTATTGAGCACAACTACAGCGATAAAGCTGTCAAATTAGATGTCTGGCTGGTCACTGCATTTTCAGGAAAAGCTCAAAGCTTGGAAGGGCTTGAAAATCAGTGGGTACCATTAGACCGGTTAGCACAGTATGATTTTCCAACTGCAAATTTGGCTATCATTAACGCATTAAAGGCAAAGGCTGGTATTTAATCTTGCGCTAACAATTCAAGGTCTTCTGTTGAAAGTTGGAATCTTGTAGCTTCTGGTGTTGCATCATCACCGGCAATACTGCGTTCTTCACTAAACCATTCGCCAAGATCAATCAAACGACAGCGTTCACTACAAAATGGTCTGAATCGATTGTTCGGATCCCATTCCACAGAGGTTTTACAGGTTGGGCAATCGACTTTCAGACTCATTTCCAGATACCAAATCAATATTAACAGCTGAATGATTATACCATATTGGAAGGGGAATGAACCTGTGCCGCGAGTTGTAGGTATTTTTGGTGTAACCGATTTATTTGTTGTTCTCTCTGCTCAATTGTAATGCCGTCACTGTTGTTGATGATGTCATCCGCCAAATCAAGACGGTGTTGACGAGAACATTGTGCGTTTAAAATCGCTTTTACCTGAGCTTCCGTCGTCTGGTCGCGTTGCATTGTTCGACGAATTTGAGTGTCTTCATCCACATCGACAACCAGAGTCCGGTGCACTAATGATTGCAGGTTGTTTTCAAATAAGAGTGGTACCATCAAAATACAGTAAGGGCCATTAGATGCATGGCATTGTTGCAACATCTTCTGACGAATCAGGGGGTGCAGCAGATTATTTACCCATGTCCGAGCTGCCGGATCTGCAAAGATTTTTTCACGTAATACTCGACGATTAAGTGAACCATCAGCGTTGATGATGATGTTACCAAAATGCTGAACGAGTGAGGCTAATGCTGGCTCACCAAGCTGGACAACATCTCGGGCAATTTGATCGGCATCAATGCACGTGACCCCCATGGCCACAAAATGCGCAGCGACCGTGGATTTACCGCTGCCAATTCCCCCTGTTAAGCCAACAATCAACATTAACTAATTAACCCTAAATACCAATCTGTAATTTGGTGACCCCATAGCAATGCGATCCAACCGGCAATGGCCAGATAAGGTCCAAAGGGTATGGGTTTATCTTGTTGATGCCGTTTAAACACAATTAACAGGATACCTAAAACAGCACCAACACAAGAAGAGAGAATAAGGATCAGGGGTAAAGATTGCCAGCCTAACCAAGCACCTAACGCGGCGAGTAATTTGAAGTCACCATAGCCCATTCCTTCTTTACCGGTGAGTAGTTTGAATGACCAGTAAAGTGACCATAAGACCATATATCCGGCCATGGCGCCGATGACTGCATCATTTAGAGAAACAAACTGGTGGGATAGATTCAGTAACAACCCCAACCATAGCAACGGTAGTGTTAATTGATCCGGTAAGAGCAATTTATCAAAGTCGATAAAAGTTAATGCTAACAATACCCAAGTTAATATCAATGCACCGACAATGGCCCAGCCTGGTGGATAATACAGCGCCACCGTGAGTGACATTAATGTGCACAGCAATTCGACAAGTGGATATCGGATACTAATGGGGTGTTTACAGGCGCGGCAACGACCTTTCAGAAACAACCAGCTTATCAAGGGAATATTTTCTAATGCGGAGATCTGATGACCACAGTGCGGGCATGCAGAGCGAGGTAAAAAAAGATCATAACGCTCAGTTTGCTGCGAATGCTGTTCGTTGGCAAAGAAATAGTCCTGATATTCCTGTTTCCAACTACGCTCCAGCATGATGGGTAGACGGTGGATCAGGACATTTAAAAAACTGCCAACGAGTAATGAGAACAGGCCCAGTATTAAAAAATATAGCCAGTGATACTGGCTATAAAGCATAAAAATAAGATCCATGAATAACCACTGAATTAATGAATAACGCTACCAAGTTTAAAGATTGGCAGATACATGGCGATAACTAAACCACCGACCAGAATACCCAAGACCACCATGATCAATGGTTCAATCAAACTGGACAGCGCATCGACTGCATCGTCAACCTGCTGTTCATAAATACCGGCAACCTTTGCCAGCATATCATCTAATGAACCAGATTCTTCGCCTATCATGATCATCTGAATCACCATTTCCGGGAAGACTTCTGTTGTTCGCATGGCTACGTGCATTTGCATCCCCGCCATGACTTCATTACGCACACTGAGAACGGCTTTACGGTATACTGCATTCCCTGATGCGCCAGATGCAGCAATGAGACCATCAATTAACGGTAAGCCTGCTGCAAAAGTGGTGGATAAGGTTCGCGCATAACGGGCAAGAGCCGCTTTTTGTAAAATCATGCCGACAATCGGAAGTTTCAGTATAAACTTATCAGTTCCATCGCGTACTGATTCCATCCGACGGTAAGCCCGAACATAGACAAAGATTAAAACAATCAAGCCGCCAAACACAAAGTACCAATAGGTTTGAACTATATGGGACAGGTTAATTACCATTCTGGTGAATGCAGGCAGTTCAGCCCCGAAGCTCTTAAAGATTTTATCGAATTCAGGTACGACATAGAGCAAAAGAATCGCTGTCACTACTAATGCGACAATAATGACGGTTGCTGGATAAAAGAGTGCTTTTTTGATCTTGGATTTCAGCGCTTCAGCTTTTTCTTTATAAGTGGCAATACGATTAAAAACCGCATCTAGCGCCCCAGATTGTTCACCGGACGCTACTAAATCACAATATAGATCATCAAAGTAGCGAGGATACTGTCGCAGTGCCTTGGACGGTGGAATACCGGCCTCGATTTCAGCACAAATGCTGGCCAGCATTTCACGCATAGGCTTTTTTTCATGACTGCCAGCCAGTAATTGCAACGTTTGAACTAAAGGGACACCTGCGGTTAGCATGGTTGTGATCTGGCGTGTTAATACGGCAATATCCATTGGTTTGATGGATTGTGTATATTTTGCCAGCAATGATTCGTTCTGTTTACGAAGCTTTTGGATGACGATGCCTTGGCGAATCAGATCGGCTTTAACCTGAGACAAGGTTTCGCCTTTCATTTCTCCTGAGACTTTTTGACCGCGACGGTTAACGCCTTTCCAGTGAAAAACATGCGTTACTTTGGGTTTAGGTTTATTTGCCGTCGCAGCGGCAGTACGTTGTTGAGCCACGGCCATAATTATTCTTCCTTAAATTTAGATGCAGGTCACGCGGTTAACTTCTGCAAGGCTGGTTACACCTAAACGTGCTTTTTCAAGACCTGACCGATATAGTGTCATCATGCCTTCGCTGATCGCCATTTCAGCAATTTGTAATGAATTGCCGCCTTCCATGATCAGATTGGCTATGCTTTCTGACATCGGCAACATTTCATAAATACCGACGCGGCCTTTATACCCGTTTGAACATTCACCGCAACCCACTGGTTTATAAAGTGTAATGCCTGTCTCTACTTCGTCATAAGTATAGCCCATCTCCAATAATTCATTATTGGGAATATGATGTGGCTGTTTGCAGTGTGGACACAGTCGCCGAGCCAGACGTTGTGCCATAATTAAGGTGACCGATGAGGCCACGTTAAAGGCGGGAACGCCCATGTTTAACAAACGGGTTAATGTCTCGGCTGCTGAGTTGGTATGTAAGGTTGATAGCACCA
It contains:
- the mutT gene encoding 8-oxo-dGTP diphosphatase MutT, with the protein product MKQIWVAVGVIYDPTMGYFICRRAEHQHQGGKWEFPGGKVEQYETAQQALKRELQEEIGIDVITVEPLLVIEHNYSDKAVKLDVWLVTAFSGKAQSLEGLENQWVPLDRLAQYDFPTANLAIINALKAKAGI
- the yacG gene encoding DNA gyrase inhibitor YacG, encoding MSLKVDCPTCKTSVEWDPNNRFRPFCSERCRLIDLGEWFSEERSIAGDDATPEATRFQLSTEDLELLAQD
- the coaE gene encoding dephospho-CoA kinase (Dephospho-CoA kinase (CoaE) performs the final step in coenzyme A biosynthesis.), producing the protein MLIVGLTGGIGSGKSTVAAHFVAMGVTCIDADQIARDVVQLGEPALASLVQHFGNIIINADGSLNRRVLREKIFADPAARTWVNNLLHPLIRQKMLQQCHASNGPYCILMVPLLFENNLQSLVHRTLVVDVDEDTQIRRTMQRDQTTEAQVKAILNAQCSRQHRLDLADDIINNSDGITIEQREQQINRLHQKYLQLAAQVHSPSNMV
- a CDS encoding prepilin peptidase, whose amino-acid sequence is MDLIFMLYSQYHWLYFLILGLFSLLVGSFLNVLIHRLPIMLERSWKQEYQDYFFANEQHSQQTERYDLFLPRSACPHCGHQISALENIPLISWLFLKGRCRACKHPISIRYPLVELLCTLMSLTVALYYPPGWAIVGALILTWVLLALTFIDFDKLLLPDQLTLPLLWLGLLLNLSHQFVSLNDAVIGAMAGYMVLWSLYWSFKLLTGKEGMGYGDFKLLAALGAWLGWQSLPLILILSSCVGAVLGILLIVFKRHQQDKPIPFGPYLAIAGWIALLWGHQITDWYLGLIS
- a CDS encoding type II secretion system F family protein → MAVAQQRTAAATANKPKPKVTHVFHWKGVNRRGQKVSGEMKGETLSQVKADLIRQGIVIQKLRKQNESLLAKYTQSIKPMDIAVLTRQITTMLTAGVPLVQTLQLLAGSHEKKPMREMLASICAEIEAGIPPSKALRQYPRYFDDLYCDLVASGEQSGALDAVFNRIATYKEKAEALKSKIKKALFYPATVIIVALVVTAILLLYVVPEFDKIFKSFGAELPAFTRMVINLSHIVQTYWYFVFGGLIVLIFVYVRAYRRMESVRDGTDKFILKLPIVGMILQKAALARYARTLSTTFAAGLPLIDGLIAASGASGNAVYRKAVLSVRNEVMAGMQMHVAMRTTEVFPEMVIQMIMIGEESGSLDDMLAKVAGIYEQQVDDAVDALSSLIEPLIMVVLGILVGGLVIAMYLPIFKLGSVIH